The proteins below come from a single Rosa rugosa chromosome 2, drRosRugo1.1, whole genome shotgun sequence genomic window:
- the LOC133730673 gene encoding uncharacterized protein LOC133730673, which translates to MLAGGHLVEEVLEQEGVKSEEVQKRLLHFGFDKLQDKSKFSAMDKSWINADRDTLKYELGVENFLIFAEQNASNSKRIRCPCSRCVNFKKKSIKVIRGHLFDYGFSLGYTNWMWHGEPTLSSCASAPSGLGQPPNLVFGSETVDMCQAAFNEGDYDEDSYEFNKFVDDAETPLFEDSEHTKLDALVQLHNLKARYGMSDTCFSELLATVGSLLPKDNVLPQTIYEAKKTLTNLGLQYEKIHACPNDCILYRKQFSDASTCPKCGVSRWKLKKDKTIKVGQPAKVLWYFPIIPRFKRLFRSVGTAEMLTWHEDKRTKDGYMRHPADSPAWKLVDYKWPEFGSDSRNLRLALSADGINPHSSLSSRYSCWPVILVTYNLPPWLCMKRKFMMLSLLVSGPKQPGNDIDIYLEPLIDDLRTLWDGVNDVYDAHRKEYFTLRAVLLWTINDFPAYGNLSGCITKGYKACPICGDTTSAIHLPHSRKMSYACHRKFLPRHHPYRRAKKAFNNEQEFEVAPTPLSGEEVLKRVEHASYEYGKGKKKKNSMAAGTSCWKKKTIFFNLEYWKSLHIRHSLDVMHIKKNVCESVIGTLLNMPSKTKDSVAARLDMVDMGVRLDLGPNIGEKKTFLPAAPYTLSRAEKIKMCTSFLFMKVPYGHSSNIKNLVSMDDLKLYGLKSHDCHTLMQQLLPVAIRSVLPKHVRISIMRLCFFFNALCTKVVDVSKLDKLQSDLVLTLCGLEKIFPPSFFDIMVDVPI; encoded by the exons ATGTTGGCAGGAGGGCATCTTGTTGAGGAAGTGCTTGAACAAGAGGGTGTCAAATCTGAGGAGGTGCAAAAGCGTTTGCTGCATTTTGGTTTTGACAAACTTCAAGATAAATCCAAGTTTTCAG CCATGGATAAATCTTGGATAAATGCAGATAGGGATACTTTAAAATATGAATTGGGTGTTGAAAATTTCTTGATTTTTGCTGAACAAAATGCTAGTAACTCTAAGAGAATTCGTTGCCCTTGCTCAAGATGTGTAAACTTCAAAAAAAAGTCGATTAAAGTCATTAGGGGACATCTTTTTGATTATGGCTTCAGTTTGGGGTACACAAACTGGATGTGGCATGGAGAACCTACATTGTCCTCCTGTGCTAGTGCACCTAGTGGTTTAGGCCAGCCTCCAAACCTTGTATTTGGTTCTGAAACTGTTGATATGTGTCAAGCAGCTTTCAATGAAGGTGATTATGATGAGGACTCATATGAGTTTAATAAGTTTGTTGATGACGCAGAAACTCCATTATTTGAAGATAGTGAACACACTAAGTTAGATGCATTGGTGCAACTTCACAATTTGAAAGCTAGGTACGGCATGAGTGATACTTGCTTTTCTGAGTTACTTGCTACTGTTGGGTCTTTGCTTCCAAAAGATAATGTATTGCCTCAAACTATATATGAGGCAAAGAAGACTCTCACTAATTTGGGGCTACAATATGAGAAAATACATGCATGTCCTAACGACTGCATATTGTATCGGAAACAGTTTTCTGATGCAAGTACTTGTCCTAAGTGTGGGGTCTCTCGTTGGAAGCTAAAGAAGGATAAAACAATCAAAGTGGGGCAACCCGCCAAGGTGTTGTGGTACTTTCCTATAATTCCCAGATTTAAGCGCTTATTTAGATCTGTCGGAACTGCTGAAATGCTTACTTGGCATGAGGATAAGCGAACTAAGGATGGATACATGCGCCATCCAGCTGATTCTCCTGCTTGGAAGTTGGTTGATTATAAGTGGCCAGAATTTGGTAGTGATTCAAGAAATCTTCGGTTAGCATTGTCAGCAGATGGTATTAACCCACATAGCTCTCTAAGTAGTAGGTATAGTTGTTGGCCCGTAATATTGGTGACTTATAATCTTCCTCCATGGTTATGCATGAAGAGAAAGTTTATGATGTTATCTCTATTAGTTTCTGGTCCCAAACAGCCAGGAAATGACATTGATATTTACCTGGAGCCATTAATTGATGATTTGCGAACTTTGTGGGATGGAGTTAATGATGTGTATGATGCTCATAGGAAAGAATACTTCACTCTAAGGGCTGTTTTGTTGTGGACCATCAACGACTTTCCCGCATATGGAAACTTATCGGGGTGCATCACTAAAGGTTACAAAGCATGTCCAATTTGTGGTGACACAACTTCAGCCATCCATTTGCCCCATAGTAGGAAAATGTCTTATGCCTGCCACCGTAAGTTCCTGcctcgtcatcatccttatcGGAGGGCCAAAAAAGCATTTAATAATGAGCAAGAATTTGAAGTTGCACCTACACCATTATCCGGAGAGGAAGTGTTAAAGAGGGTAGAACATGCTAGTTATGAGTATGGgaagggaaaaaagaagaagaattcaaTGGCTGCCGGTACTTCTTGTTGGAAGAAAAAAACCATTTTTTTCAACTTAGAGTATTGGAAATCTCttcatattcgccattctctcGATGTAATGCATATTAAGAAGAATGTTTGCGAAAGTGTGATTGGTACCCTACTAAACATGCCTTCTAAGACAAAGGATAGTGTGGCTGCCCGTTTAGATATGGTTGACATGGGTGTTCGTCTTGATTTGGGTCCAAATATTGGGGAGAAAAAAACATTTTTGCCTGCTGCCCCTTATACTTTGTCGAGAGCAGAGAAGATAAAAATGTGTACTTCTTTCTTGTTTATGAAAGTTCCTTATGGTCATTCATCAAACATTAAAAATTTGGTGTCCATGGATGATTTGAAATTGTATGGATTGAAGTCACATGATTGTCATACATTAATGCAACAGTTGCTTCCTGTGGCCATTCGTTCGGTGCTTCCCAAGCATGTTCGAATTTCTATAATGAGGCTGTGCTTCTTTTTTAATGCTCTGTGCACCAAAGTGGTTGATGTGTCAAAGTTGGATAAGTTGCAATCTGATTTGGTTCTGACCTTGTGTGGGTTAGAGAAGATATTCCCTCCCTCCTTTTTTGACATAATG GTGGATGTACCCATTTGA